One Fusarium poae strain DAOMC 252244 chromosome 4, whole genome shotgun sequence DNA window includes the following coding sequences:
- a CDS encoding hypothetical protein (TransMembrane:1 (o386-407i)) produces MAPPKDKERKRKFHRRSKNGCTRCKARHVSTNCLQTGSDCIYPTPEQSLPSNESFPSPASSSNTALASFGSQMAHIEPPSPGSSNALNNYVGGSFDALPEPSKRLLRHFSQYTVWGQRPVVRELESAAIQKSFENPGYMHMCLMLSACQWAWVTGSMDEVRIPFLYHKAATYQFAREQIQNPELAQSGDTMLAISALALTEGAIGELDASSRHLKGIQSAVRQWNRAIDPVPTIPQRMLKMVGEGLRTGKAGQLVNVPEYQPTFMALLFASIWDITALPPREAPRYGWWEDLETPAARLWQNHTRDLNLNYEISRGFSAGQYVPRILNGDPKSSRTSFIATFFYLCSELGDRYFDVTMIDWLLEQLIDDVNAGEEHLRMSEWTQSLWLFCVLFGASMAFTGRANNVIEQRQLARWRAVYGDKMKLASRELGITSWQSARAMLAAVVGEMDGELERGLEELWNEGISGETMGDSSTSPAVVELTESD; encoded by the exons ATGGCACCGCCAAAGGATAAAGAACGAAAGAGGAAGTTCCATCGAAGAAGCAAGAACGGATGCACCCGATGCAAGGCCAGGCATGTGAG CACCAACTGCCTTCAAACCGGAAGTGACTGCATCTATCCGACTCCAGAACAATCGCTGCCATCCAATGAATCTTTTCCCTCGCCGGCTTCATCCAGCAATACTGCCCTTGCGAGCTTCGGCTCCCAAATGGCACACATAGAACCTCCGTCGCCAGGCTCGAGTAACGCTCTCAACAACTACGTTGGAGGGTCTTTTGACGCTCTCCCGGAGCCCTCGAAGCGCCTTTTGCGTCATT TTTCACAATACACGGTTTGGGGTCAAAGGCCTGTAGTTCGAGAGCTGGAATCCGCGGC AATTCAAAAGTCTTTCGAGAATCCGGGATACATGCACATGTGCCTCATGCTTTCGGCTTGTCAGTGGGCATGGGTCACGGGCTCAATGGATGAGGTCAGGATCCCATTTCTGTACCATAAAGCAGCAACATATCAATTTGCGAGAGAACAAATCCAGAATCCAGAACTAGCACAGAGCGGCGACACAATGTTGGCTATATCTGCACTGGCATTGACAGAG GGTGCGATAGGTGAGTTGGATGCTTCTTCGAGGCATTTGAAGGGAATCCAGTCCGCAGTAAGGCAATGGAACAGGGCGATTGACCCTGTGCCAACAATACCTCAAAGGATGCTCAAGAT GGTTGGAGAAGGACTACGAACCGGAAAAGCAGGCCAGCTTGTTAACGTGCCTGAGTATCAACCGACCTTTATGGCCCTGTTGTTTGCCTCGATATGGGATATCACAGCGTTACCACCGCGCGAAGCCCCGAGATATGGTTGGTGGGAAGATCTCGAAACACCAGCGGCCAGACTATGGCAAAATCATACCAGagacctcaacctcaactaTGAGATCTCGAGAGGGTTTAGCGCGGGCCAATATGTGCCGCGAATCCTGAATGGTGACCCAAAGAGCAGCCGGACGAGTTTCATCGCTACCTTTTTCTATCTGTGCTCAGAACTAGGCGATAGATACTTTGACGTGACCATGATCGATTGGCTTCTCGAACAGCTCATCGACGATGTAAATGCTGGTGAAGAGCACCTCAGAATGAGTGAATGGACACAGTCACTCTGGTTGTTTTGCGTACTGTTTGGTGCGTCTATGGCCTTCACAGGTCGGGCAAACAACGTAATTGAGCAGAGACAACTGGCCAGGTGGCGGGCTGTTTATGGCGACAAGATGAAACTGGCCAGCCGAGAGTTGGGCATCACAAGTTGGCAGTCAGCCCGAGCAATGCTGGCAGCtgtcgtgggagaaatggaCGGCGAATTAGAAAGGGGCTTAGAGGAGTTATGGAACGAGGGGATATCTGGAGAGACGATGGGCGATAGCAGCACAAGTCCTGCGGTGGTAGAGCTGACAGAGTCGGATTAA
- a CDS encoding hypothetical protein (BUSCO:27323at5125): MTVTLVTQPATMHAFKTDLDEVHSLHSDSSYYQPSMASNGLFSFSQTEPSTDLLTGSSWATTVEGPQNFQDFSDNGSTHSGEAEEFIFTSGHATPRGTRVHSQGNWSASRTAASVTQGGQAMSRVSSSRSSGSSLSQSSHLSNMDFTGNASALQTGTQTGSIHGLDTCILDPVDGMSTQMYWPGYSLDAALNGDATFSLPDSSPLHVVPSHMQLGPDVSLAENSPPSPWDCFSSSISRSSSPNTIEDLWFPNQSPNSSPQIQCQSPSLDRNIPLIPEDVNGKALSTLDEFPAASAFTGPRRQNSDGESARDHDLYKKAAPFEDGLYHCPWEGQPSCSHRPEKLKCNYDKFVDSHLKPYRCKAESCEGARFSSTACLLRHEREAHGLHGHGDKPFLCVYEGCERAVHGNGFPRQWNLRDHMKRVHNDHGSSSGSPTTGSAQPAKGRKRKTETSETQTSNSRKAAVKSMPPPPEPKENLTQPLIDQWMEHHKAVQSLMRNVVKPEDAQNLKHLGTMQSRLNSMIKLTTDLNAINNPGNTLAGTG; the protein is encoded by the exons ATGACTGTTACTCTTGTGACACAGCCTGCTACCATGCACGCTTTCAAGACTGACCTCGATGAGGTTCATTCGCTGCACAG CGATTCTAGCTACTACCAGCCTTCTATGGCCTCCAATGgactcttttctttctctcaaACAGAACCATCTACGGACCTTTTGACAGGTTCGTCATGGGCTACGACAGTAGAAGGACCACAGAACTTTCAAGATTTCTCAGACAACGGATCCACCCACTCTGGAGAAGCCGAGGAGTTCATTTTCACATCTGGCCATGCCACACCCCGAGGAACCCGTGTACACTCCCAAGGAAACTGGTCCGCTTCCAGGACTGCCGCTTCAGTAACCCAAGGTGGACAAGCCATGTCCAGGGTCAGCTCAAGCAGGTCTAGCGGTTCATCGCTATCACAATCATCACATCTGTCCAACATGGACTTCACAGGTAATGCTTCTGCTCTTCAGACTGGAACTCAAACCGGATCCATTCATGGACTTGATACTTGCATCCTGGATCCTGTCGATGGTATGTCGACTCAGATGTACTGGCCCGGATACTCTCTTGATGCCGCATTGAATGGCGATGCCACTTTCTCTCTACCTGATTCAAGCCCTCTACACGTTGTTCCTTCTCACATGCAGCTTGGCCCTGATGTTTCTCTTGCCGAGAACTCTCCCCCTAGCCCTTGGGACTGCTTTTCCAGCTCCATTTCCCGCTCATCATCCCCCAACACCATTGAGGACTTGTGGTTCCCTAACCAGAGCCCCAACTCCTCTCCTCAGATCCAGTGCCAGTCACCCAG CCTTGACCGCAACATTCCATTGATCCCTGAGGATGTCAACGGAAAGGCCCTTTCCACTCTTGATGAATTTCCCGCTGCTTCTGCCTTCACCGGACCACGACGACAGAACAGTGATGGTGAGTCCGCACGGGACCACGACCTTTACAAGAAGGCCGCTCCTTTTGAGGATGGACTTTACCACTGCCCATGGGAGGGACAACCCAGCTGCAGCCACCGACCCGAGAAGCTTAAGTGCAACTATGA CAAGTTTGTTGACTCTCACCTGAAGCCCTACCGCTGCAAGGCTGAGTCATGCGAGGGCGCCCGCTTCTCTTCCACTGCTTGCCTGCTCCGCCATGAGCGTGAGGCTCACGGACTCCACGGCCATGGTGACAAGCCTTTCCTTTGTGTTTATGAGGGCTGTGAGCGTGCTGTTCACGGAAATGGATTCCCCCGCCAGTGGAACCTGCGCGACCACATGAAGCGTGTTCACAATGACCACGGTAGCTCCAGTGGCTCACCTACAACTGGATCTGCTCAACCCGCCAAGGGACGTAAGCGCAAGACCGAGACCTCGGAGACTCAGACTTCCAACAGCCGCAAGGCGGCTGTCAAGTCCATGCCTCCTCCCCCGGAGCCCAAGGAGAACTTGACCCAGCCTCTCATTGACCAATGGATGGAGCACCACAAGGCTGTTCAGAGCCTCATGCGAAATGTTGTCAAGCCTGAGGATGCCCAGAACCTCAAGCACCTCGGAACCATGCAGAGCCGTCTGAACTCCATGATCAAGCTCACCACGGACCTCAACGCCATCAACAACCCCGGAAACACTCTGGCTGGTACTGGCTGA